Below is a genomic region from Eupeodes corollae chromosome 1, idEupCoro1.1, whole genome shotgun sequence.
GCCAATAAAATGATTTGACAAACCCAAAATGGCCAAATCTAAATGCGGATTGTCATTTGAAACCTTATGAGCAGTGATATTCATCCTTGCGAGAGCTGTATTCAGCTCAGAAATCATATGATTGCTATCCGAAGCAACGAATATTGATCTCACTTCGTTGTTTTTGTGAGTTTGTTTGACCTGTTTGATGAGTCTCTTCAGTTGTTTGATGATAACCTCCTTTGGGGGCATACACAGTTCGGGGAATAGTTCACCCTTCTCGTTGTTGTAGCCCAAACATTGCGGGGAGGCAAATAGTTGCTGGCTGTTTTTGACGTGCTCACAAGCTCGCACCCAGTCAATGCCATTCCTCAAATGTACCCCTATGAAGGCACCTTTGGGAAGTTCGGTCTTAATGAACTGCTTAGCCATGTTCCGATATTTAGTGCTCCAAACCACGTATTTTTGCAATTCACGGTTCTCTGTTTGTAGTGGAAAACTGGCTGGGGCACCTGTGAAAGCGATCACTGGCCATTCTTCAGGATTATACTTATCCGCCCACTTGGAAGCGACGTTACTGTGATGTACATCGAAGTGCAATGGTCCAAAGAATTCGGActtcttaaaatctattttgtaGGTGTCCCAGAATGGACCGAAAGGATTACCATCCTTAGCGTGGCAATCTTTTTTGGTTATCTGTTTATTCAAGCTCTTTCGCTCAATGTAACAGAACGAAGTGCGTTCAGTTTCAGGCCAAAGTTTGTCTGCAACATTTTTCATGAATTCGTGCATCAGAATCACTCTGTGGTACTTCTGAAGTGGTTCCACTTGGAAGTACTCATCGAAGGAAATTTGTACCGAGCGTAATTCCCCTTTTCGGTATTCAACCCATGGTGGAAGAACTAATGTTCGATTAAGAGCTTTCGAGAAGGCCAGAGCGCCTAAGAAGTGGTCAGCCTGGTTGCCAAAGCGaccttttttttgaacacaaaagcAGATAATTTAATTAGCGGACAAGAATCGGGTCAAACTTTCATTCAAAGATTTTCTTACCCATGCAGGGACAATACATAAGATATCCAGATGGATCAACTTCCACTTCAACTTCTTCGCCATTTATACTGTTTATTAATAAAGCaactataattatttttaacatttcttaattgtttaaataactgaatgaaaatataattaaaaaaggggCGACATTAAAATGAGATACCGGCAGTGAATGCGAATgcgaaacaaaaaacttttgtttattgaattgACAGATAAACTATAATGACATACGGCTGTTTGCATGCGACATTTTCGATACTCGATTGGGAGGTTTGTTTGAATACAAAGTAGTAGACATAACCTTAGTCTGTTTGGTAACCTGGGAACATATATCCGTTTATTTCAAAGCAAActgaaaagtaaaatttgtattatttatttatagcttTTCGTAAATTCTATACGAAtgcttttgaattttgaatagtgacttacaactctgaacTATTCCTGCGTGCGAGTTATATTgttaggaatggaggggacctacagtttataaatgccaaatctgaacggctaatttttagATGGCGTAGgctgggatcgaacccaagacctctggcatgacagtcatgccacgggtacaaggtttttaaaatgcaaGTTAAATTTCAGCCACTTTGCAAATAAATATATGGTAATTTCTAAGTGACATGTGGTTTCCAAGAAGAAACCTTCAAAGATCAATGTTATGGACAAGGATTAAggtctattatttatttatttatctacgatatgaaaatatcaacagatttgaaaaaatataactagaacaaagtaaaataaattataaatataatgtgtgtacatacatataagcaaaagcagaaataaaaaatataaatataagggtttttcattatgttttaaaaatgagttcGGGTAAGCGATCACCACAGCTGGCTCGAATATTCCGGGATTCACAATCTCCGAAAACTTTTTGCAGTAATTGTGTTAACAACAACTCGAcaatattttcttacaaggCGTCAATCGTCTTGGGCTTATCGGCGTTGACAAGCAACTTCACATAACCAGACAAAATATAGTTCACCGGTGTTCAATCGCACGGTCTCAAAGGTCACGCCTAGCCTCACGATTACGCGATATAATGGTCTCACCAAAGGTTTTCTTCAACAAATTGATTATTTCGTTGGCCGGTTTGTACGATTTTGAAACGTTGTTGAAGATTAATGCCCGCTTCATAAAGAAACACTAAAAGcacttttatctaaaagctttttaaattttatcaggccTTCAAATTTTGTCAGTTTCACCAAGCTTAAAATGGGAAATTTcagggatatttttgttaaaatagagtCCTCTTCACAACCCTGTTCAAATAAAActccttttttctttctattaaccgaattgtgtgagaaaaaaagagaaagcattatatgttgaaataaatgacaagaATCGCAAAATACAACAGTATAAActacttcaaaatcaaaaacaagtcAATATCATCATAGTCTGAAAATGGATTCTTGTGAATGCGGAATACTCTTGAACGGCGAATAACTATATGTTCTTCTTCGTCAGATGAAGATGACCAATCTAATAttctaattaataattaaaatcataaaaatgatattataaatagtaatgaattgaatttgtttaccTATTCATTCTGTATCTCCAAATAttcagaaaacaaattttacaaaacaaaacatcagcCGTCAATCtgtcatattcattttttaatgacacttttaaaatttagtgaGCCAAAAATgggcatttagttttaaaaggtgtttaaaagcttgtttactttaaaaacgcttggtgaaaccaaaatatcccagtttacagtttaaaatcctgttaaatatttaaaagctgtttatgaaattgggcataagtctatttattattaaatacaaacaaaactgaTCATTattcaagtgacagctgtcaaagagACCAACTCCAAACAAACgatggctcaactttccattaccacagcacgaatttcgacacgcggttttttatttgatagatatgtgcaaatataTAATAACTATaacaattttagagcgaggaaacatttatttctatttttaattaattttcaaagttcccttttttacatacaaaacacacaaaaatggtaacttacttacttaaggttgcgctacagtcctgtgtcaactagggcctcacccaacaaacttctccatcaagcttggtccctagcttgatgtctccagtttcgcactcatagttgggtgaggtcaccttccacttgtgcgcaccacctgatccgcggtcttcctctactgcgctgtcctgggtgtggattcgaagacttttggGCCGagcatcagcatatgccagtaattggacagactcacaaaaatggttgatttctttttatttgtgtgaTTTCTTAGATTTTCCt
It encodes:
- the LOC129938983 gene encoding GDP-fucose protein O-fucosyltransferase 1, which produces MLKIIIVALLINSINGEEVEVEVDPSGYLMYCPCMGRFGNQADHFLGALAFSKALNRTLVLPPWVEYRKGELRSVQISFDEYFQVEPLQKYHRVILMHEFMKNVADKLWPETERTSFCYIERKSLNKQITKKDCHAKDGNPFGPFWDTYKIDFKKSEFFGPLHFDVHHSNVASKWADKYNPEEWPVIAFTGAPASFPLQTENRELQKYVVWSTKYRNMAKQFIKTELPKGAFIGVHLRNGIDWVRACEHVKNSQQLFASPQCLGYNNEKGELFPELCMPPKEVIIKQLKRLIKQVKQTHKNNEVRSIFVASDSNHMISELNTALARMNITAHKVSNDNPHLDLAILGLSNHFIGNCISSYSAFVKRERDVMGFPSYFWAFPKEKERHHTAKHEEL